The following are from one region of the Lentimicrobiaceae bacterium genome:
- a CDS encoding inorganic phosphate transporter: MDSIYIIFIVVLFILAISDLIVGVSNDAVNFLNSAVGARATSFKTVMIVASVGVLVGATFSSGLMEIARKGLFYPGEFSFSEVIIVFLAVMITDIILLDIFNTFGLPTSTTVSIVFELLGASVAVAIIKISASEQTLQDIGQYINAAKALAIITGILVSVALAFSVGALIQYISRILFTFNLRHNIKYFAAVWGGFSITGILYFMVIKGAKGASFITEGTLAFINAHTASILIISFIGLTLLFQLLLMAFRFNILKLIILTGTFALAMAFAGNDMVNFIGVPLAGLKAFQIFSATPGADPDTFMMIGLANDVKTETWMLLIAGLVMSITLWTSKKARSVIETSVDLSRQNEGAERFNSSVLSRNMVRGARNLASTISGVVPVSISNWIESRFEAPDEETIKQMPEGAAFDMLRASVNLVVASILIAIGTSLKLPLSTTYVTFMVAMGSSLSDRAWGRESAVYRITGVLSVIGGWFFTALAAFTVSLIAAVILYYGGMVATFILLSVVGFLIYRTHRIHLRRADERKADEALDILPEEMNTETIISRCSVSIQFVLKQSLDIFNETIMGLVDEDRKLLRNAKNNAESLNVMTKRLKNHINSTLANLQEDSIDTGHFYVQAIDYLREINHCISYINNPCFEHVENNHKPLIPVQVEEVSRLNGEISILFGKALDILKNKQYQNIEEIKIKQQTILRIIEETRKKQVKRIKNSETGTRNSILYLNILAETKNLTLYIDNILRSSRDFEKAGKMQEE, from the coding sequence ATGGATAGTATCTACATTATTTTCATCGTTGTCCTTTTCATACTTGCCATCTCGGATCTGATTGTAGGGGTTTCCAATGATGCAGTTAATTTTCTCAACTCCGCAGTAGGCGCCCGGGCCACTTCCTTCAAAACCGTAATGATTGTCGCCAGCGTCGGCGTATTGGTAGGTGCAACTTTTTCAAGTGGTCTGATGGAAATAGCCAGAAAAGGCCTTTTCTACCCGGGAGAATTCAGCTTTAGCGAAGTTATTATTGTCTTCCTGGCTGTAATGATCACAGACATTATACTTCTCGATATCTTCAACACGTTCGGATTACCCACTTCAACCACAGTTTCTATCGTATTTGAACTTCTGGGAGCTTCGGTTGCTGTAGCAATCATTAAGATTTCAGCTTCAGAGCAAACACTTCAGGATATCGGACAATATATAAATGCAGCCAAAGCCTTGGCCATTATCACAGGTATACTTGTCTCTGTTGCCCTGGCCTTTAGTGTGGGGGCTCTCATCCAATATATCTCCAGAATCCTGTTTACGTTTAACCTCCGGCACAATATCAAATATTTTGCAGCTGTATGGGGTGGTTTCTCCATAACAGGCATTCTCTATTTTATGGTGATAAAAGGAGCTAAAGGTGCTTCGTTCATTACAGAAGGAACACTGGCCTTTATCAACGCTCATACAGCCTCAATACTCATTATCAGCTTCATAGGCCTTACATTGCTATTTCAGCTTTTGCTGATGGCGTTCAGATTCAATATTCTGAAACTCATCATTCTTACCGGAACTTTTGCCCTGGCGATGGCTTTTGCAGGCAACGACATGGTAAATTTTATAGGCGTACCGCTCGCAGGATTAAAAGCATTCCAGATTTTCAGCGCCACTCCGGGAGCCGATCCCGACACATTTATGATGATTGGCCTGGCCAATGATGTAAAAACTGAAACATGGATGCTGCTGATAGCCGGACTTGTGATGTCAATCACACTCTGGACTTCCAAAAAAGCGCGAAGCGTCATTGAAACATCGGTAGATCTCAGCAGACAAAATGAAGGGGCTGAAAGATTTAACTCTTCTGTCCTTTCAAGAAATATGGTGAGAGGTGCCCGCAATTTAGCATCTACCATCAGCGGTGTTGTGCCTGTTAGCATAAGCAATTGGATTGAAAGCCGTTTTGAAGCCCCTGATGAAGAAACAATAAAGCAGATGCCTGAAGGCGCAGCCTTTGACATGCTCAGGGCTAGTGTAAATCTGGTAGTTGCCAGTATCTTAATTGCCATTGGCACTTCGCTCAAATTGCCCCTGTCAACCACTTATGTTACTTTCATGGTTGCCATGGGTTCATCACTCAGCGACCGGGCTTGGGGCCGCGAAAGTGCTGTTTACAGAATTACCGGCGTTCTTTCTGTTATTGGTGGTTGGTTTTTTACTGCACTTGCCGCCTTTACTGTTTCGCTTATCGCGGCAGTTATTCTTTATTACGGAGGAATGGTTGCCACTTTTATTCTCCTGAGCGTTGTTGGGTTCCTTATTTACCGCACCCATCGCATTCACCTGCGTCGCGCCGATGAACGTAAAGCCGACGAGGCTCTTGATATTCTGCCTGAAGAGATGAATACAGAAACCATCATTTCAAGATGTTCGGTTTCAATTCAGTTTGTACTGAAACAGAGCCTTGATATTTTCAACGAAACCATTATGGGACTGGTGGATGAAGACAGAAAATTACTGCGTAATGCAAAAAACAATGCTGAAAGCCTGAATGTCATGACCAAAAGGCTTAAAAACCACATCAACTCAACGCTTGCTAATCTTCAGGAAGATTCTATCGATACTGGCCATTTTTATGTTCAGGCCATTGACTATCTGCGTGAAATTAACCACTGCATCTCATACATCAATAATCCTTGCTTCGAGCATGTTGAAAATAATCATAAGCCTTTGATTCCGGTGCAGGTTGAAGAAGTTTCAAGATTAAATGGCGAAATATCTATTCTTTTCGGCAAAGCCCTCGACATTCTAAAAAACAAACAATATCAGAATATTGAGGAGATAAAAATTAAGCAACAAACCATTTTGCGCATTATTGAAGAAACACGCAAAAAACAGGTGAAACGTATCAAAAACAGCGAAACCGGAACCCGCAACAGTATTTTATATCTGAACATTCTGGCCGAGACTAAAAATCTTACGCTTTACATTGATAATATCCTGAGATCAAGCCGTGATTTTGAAAAAGCTGGAAAAATGCAGGAAGAGTAA
- a CDS encoding DUF47 family protein, with protein sequence MKLDKLFQFLVPKDKKFFPLFSSASANLVSCTLEFQKLLNCDDEEEKAVLVKNIKKFEKVGDKITVSIFDELNTTFITPFDREDIQKLANRIDNVVDLVNTSAKRIQLYKLTEIPPVFHQMAGLLVDASGEIDHVVGGLNKIHQANGFKESCIRIGELENESDELNYSFLSEIFDNETNAINLIKKRDVLNSLEKAMDRCEDVADILNTIMVKYA encoded by the coding sequence ATGAAACTTGATAAATTGTTTCAATTTTTGGTCCCCAAAGACAAAAAGTTTTTTCCTCTTTTTTCTTCAGCTTCGGCCAATCTGGTTAGCTGTACTCTTGAGTTTCAAAAACTGCTGAATTGTGATGATGAGGAAGAAAAAGCCGTGCTGGTTAAAAATATTAAGAAGTTTGAAAAAGTAGGGGATAAAATCACTGTTTCAATTTTTGACGAACTGAATACTACCTTCATTACGCCTTTTGATCGTGAAGATATTCAAAAGTTAGCTAACCGTATCGACAATGTGGTTGATTTGGTGAATACTTCAGCCAAAAGAATTCAGCTTTACAAGCTTACCGAAATACCTCCTGTGTTTCATCAGATGGCTGGCTTGTTGGTTGATGCCTCCGGTGAAATTGACCATGTGGTTGGTGGATTAAACAAAATTCATCAGGCCAACGGATTTAAAGAAAGCTGTATCAGAATTGGCGAACTTGAAAATGAATCAGATGAACTTAACTATTCGTTTTTATCTGAAATATTCGACAATGAAACCAATGCGATTAATCTGATAAAGAAACGCGATGTGTTAAATTCGCTTGAAAAAGCGATGGATCGCTGTGAGGATGTAGCAGACATTCTGAACACCATTATGGTCAAATATGCCTAA
- a CDS encoding inorganic phosphate transporter: protein MDFNFIILVVIVVLAFGFDLINGFHDAANSIATVVSTKVLTPFQAVLWAAFFNFVAYLIFDLNVADTIAKTVDTSAITLTVILSGLIAAILWNLLTWYLGIPSSSSHTLVGGFAGAAIAHAGGFDVVHTGKVLKIVSFIFLAPFLGMVMSYFLSVILLHITRWGNPGRLNKWFKSLQLLSSALFSLGHGGNDAQKVMGIIAAALMVYFNGVDPSLIPDWAQVELVNGKIHDIPHWIILGCYTAISMGTLMGGWRIVKTMGGKITKITPFEGVAAEGAGALLLFGTEAFGIPVSTTHTITGAIMGVGVAKRVSAVRWGITINLLWAWILTIPVSMVVSAGIYFLLSTFM from the coding sequence ATGGACTTTAATTTCATTATTCTTGTAGTAATTGTTGTTCTGGCTTTCGGTTTTGACCTGATCAATGGTTTTCACGATGCAGCCAATTCAATAGCAACGGTAGTTTCTACCAAAGTTTTAACACCCTTTCAGGCTGTATTGTGGGCTGCATTTTTTAATTTTGTGGCTTATCTGATCTTTGATCTGAATGTTGCCGACACAATAGCAAAAACAGTGGATACCAGCGCAATAACGCTCACGGTGATTTTATCGGGATTGATAGCTGCTATACTCTGGAATTTACTTACATGGTATCTTGGGATTCCTTCAAGTTCTTCACATACCCTTGTGGGTGGTTTTGCCGGTGCCGCTATTGCGCATGCCGGTGGGTTTGATGTTGTTCACACAGGGAAAGTGCTCAAGATTGTATCTTTCATTTTTCTGGCTCCTTTTTTGGGGATGGTTATGTCCTATTTTCTGTCGGTGATTCTTTTACATATTACCCGATGGGGAAATCCGGGGAGGCTTAATAAATGGTTCAAGAGTCTTCAGCTTCTTTCTTCAGCTTTGTTCAGTTTAGGGCATGGAGGTAATGACGCTCAGAAAGTTATGGGAATTATAGCCGCAGCACTCATGGTTTATTTTAATGGTGTTGATCCATCCCTGATTCCTGATTGGGCTCAGGTGGAACTGGTGAATGGGAAAATACATGACATTCCGCACTGGATTATACTGGGTTGTTATACAGCCATTAGTATGGGAACTCTCATGGGTGGATGGCGTATCGTAAAAACTATGGGTGGTAAAATAACAAAAATTACCCCTTTTGAAGGCGTTGCTGCCGAAGGAGCTGGCGCATTATTGCTCTTTGGTACAGAAGCTTTTGGCATTCCCGTCAGTACAACACACACCATTACAGGAGCTATTATGGGCGTTGGAGTTGCCAAACGGGTTTCAGCGGTTCGCTGGGGTATAACCATCAACCTTTTATGGGCCTGGATTTTAACCATTCCTGTGTCAATGGTCGTGTCTGCAGGAATTTATTTTCTCCTCAGTACATTTATGTAA
- a CDS encoding Na/Pi cotransporter family protein — protein sequence MAILNNGLSILTILGALALFLFGMKLMSEALQRFGGNRVRKLFSSIASNKYKAIFAGFLVTGLIQSSSAVTVMLVSFINAGFFSLIQGLGIMMGANIGTTVTAWLVTYFGFHFDFNIVLLPIMGLALPFLFMPTASKRAIGEFLLGFALLFLGLQFMKNAFPDMTSDSGLTTLISGISGDSPYSLLLFAGIGLVITFVIQSSSATIALTMVLSHNGWIGYEAAAAMVIGENIGTTITANIAAIMANRSAKRLALGHTLFNVFGALWMLIFFSFFIKISAQATAFITGQSPLQNPDAVPVGLSIIHSGFNIINTVILAGLIPYFKQLLEWIIPLRNNEKKNFRLKYFRSGFMTINEISLLQAREEILIFGKHISFMFNLIPEYLIEKRERKYEKLQKRIQKSEEQADEMELEIRYYLTRTAEQDLTEAASRKVSSMLKIIDDIESIADQCVQMEKTINRKNQEKAWFTQEMRDDLASLFSLVNEAIDNMNFNLSQEYRPGILAKSAELELKINALRDKLLNDNRIRVDKGEYTYQNAAFFNELVSQCEKLADHVINVNQAIASNAR from the coding sequence ATGGCAATTCTCAATAACGGATTATCGATTCTTACGATTCTTGGAGCACTGGCTTTATTCCTGTTTGGTATGAAGCTGATGAGTGAAGCCCTTCAGCGATTCGGAGGTAACCGGGTACGAAAGTTATTTTCCAGTATTGCTTCAAACAAATACAAAGCAATCTTTGCCGGGTTTCTGGTAACCGGACTCATTCAGTCATCTTCTGCGGTAACAGTTATGCTGGTTAGCTTTATCAATGCAGGCTTCTTTTCTTTAATTCAGGGATTAGGCATTATGATGGGTGCCAATATTGGCACTACTGTTACAGCATGGCTTGTAACTTACTTCGGATTTCATTTTGATTTCAATATTGTTCTTCTTCCCATCATGGGATTGGCGTTGCCATTTCTTTTTATGCCAACGGCCAGTAAACGCGCCATTGGTGAATTTCTGCTGGGATTTGCCTTGTTGTTTCTGGGCCTTCAGTTTATGAAGAACGCATTTCCGGACATGACCAGCGACTCAGGGCTAACAACGCTGATTTCTGGAATTTCAGGAGACAGCCCGTATTCTCTTCTTTTATTTGCCGGCATCGGTCTGGTTATCACGTTTGTTATTCAGTCGTCAAGTGCTACCATTGCCCTTACAATGGTATTAAGCCACAATGGCTGGATTGGATATGAGGCCGCAGCGGCTATGGTTATCGGCGAAAACATTGGAACAACTATCACAGCCAATATTGCGGCAATCATGGCCAACCGCTCAGCCAAAAGACTGGCTCTCGGGCACACATTATTTAATGTTTTCGGCGCATTATGGATGTTGATCTTTTTTTCATTTTTCATCAAAATATCTGCTCAGGCAACTGCATTTATTACAGGCCAGTCACCTCTGCAAAATCCAGATGCAGTACCGGTCGGTTTATCTATCATTCATTCGGGTTTTAACATTATAAATACTGTAATTTTAGCAGGGCTTATTCCTTACTTTAAACAACTCCTTGAATGGATTATTCCGCTCAGAAATAATGAAAAGAAGAATTTCAGACTGAAATATTTCAGGTCAGGATTTATGACCATCAACGAAATTTCCCTGCTGCAAGCCCGTGAAGAAATCCTTATCTTTGGTAAGCACATCTCGTTTATGTTCAATCTTATACCAGAATACCTGATTGAAAAACGCGAACGCAAATACGAAAAACTTCAAAAAAGAATTCAAAAAAGTGAAGAACAGGCTGATGAAATGGAGCTTGAAATCAGATATTACCTTACACGTACAGCTGAACAGGATTTAACAGAAGCCGCATCACGCAAAGTCAGCTCCATGCTGAAAATTATTGACGACATTGAAAGCATTGCCGACCAATGCGTTCAAATGGAAAAAACCATCAACCGGAAAAACCAGGAGAAAGCCTGGTTTACCCAGGAAATGCGTGATGATTTAGCTTCCCTGTTTTCGTTGGTAAATGAGGCAATTGATAACATGAATTTCAATCTTTCTCAGGAATATCGCCCCGGTATACTGGCCAAATCTGCTGAACTGGAACTTAAAATCAACGCACTTCGCGACAAACTACTGAATGACAACCGAATAAGAGTCGACAAAGGCGAATATACCTATCAGAATGCAGCCTTTTTCAATGAATTGGTAAGTCAATGTGAAAAACTGGCTGACCATGTAATCAATGTAAACCAGGCGATTGCCAGTAATGCAAGATAG